CGGATCGTGTCGTGAATCGGTTGAGCCCGTTCAAGACGGGAATCGTGTAATCGAATAACGTCTCGACGCAAGTGCCTAGAGGTTAAAAACCGGGTCAAACGGATAGACAGGCTGAACCGGCCAAACGGATAGAGAAAATGACCGAGCTTGTTTTACAAAAAATATTCGTAATTCTGGACAAACAGGACAAGAAACAGCTTGAGAGGCTTTGCCGAACACTGTCGGGCCTGTTTTCTTATGTCAACCTGACATCTAATCTTTATCTTATCGCTGATAGTCTGACTGACGGTATGCCCCAGGTGGAACGTTTCCAGAAGGAGGTAAGCGCCTTTCTGAGGGCAAACCTTTTTGCTCGGCTTTATCTTCATTTTGTTCACCATGCGCCATCTGGAACCGTGCAGGGAATGAGTTTCTATTTCCAGTACTATTACCAGATCTGGAAGCAGGCAGCTCGTGAGTTTGATCAGGAGGGCTATATGCACCAGGAAATTCCAAGGCTCATGTTGCTGCCGGTTCTTGTCCCTGATAACCGAGCTGAGCCCACTTCACTCACAGCCCTTCTCACTGCGCTCAAAAGCGCTTTCTTTCTACCGAGTCTCTACCTGAATCGGGACACCTTCTTTCTGGCAGGAAATGATGATCTCCTGGCCAGGACAGAAAAGGTCTACTGGGGCCATGGCAAGAGCGGCGACAAGGCACAGATCGTTTGCGATCTCTGTTATCAAGACATCCTGGATGATACATCTGCCAGATTGGAGCCGGACCCCGCGTCCATGACCGACCCATGCCCTGCGGCCCTTATCATCTCGGCGCGAGACGGCACGGTCTATGCCTGTATGGATGCATTCCTCAAAAAAGAGAGCCTGGGAAATATTCATGGGACCCTTGATCCGGATAATCTGATGGCTCGGTACTGCGAGTACGCGAACTCTAAAAGAGACTGTCTTGAGTGCAGGGAACGGGTGGTTGGATCGTTTTCAGATCTGCCTCTTCCCGAGGCAACCACACATGAGGTTGGAGACTTGCTTTATCATTTTGGGACCTTGCACCAGGAAGCGGAAAACCATATTCTTGCCATAGAAAGATACGAAAAGTCGTTGAAGTTGTCTCCCGTTGAAGAAGCAGGTCCAATTCATTTCAGACTCGGCCTTAGCTACACAACGACCGGCCGCTATGATGAGGCGCTTGAAAGCTTCAGCAGGGCTGAACTTACGTACAAAGACCAGTACTATTTTCACTTCTACACGGGTCTTTGTTGCTTTGAAAAGGGAGAGTATCGCGCGGCGCTTGAAAAGCTCTCAAAGGCTATACAAATGAAGCCCCAAAAGGAGGACCTGGTAAGGATTCTCATCTACATGGGCACATGTTACAACAGCCTAGAAGACTATGAGCAGGCGCTCATCCATCTGGAAAGGGCAAAGGAGAAGGCTCCCAATGTTAAAGAGATCTACAATGCCATTGGTTTTTCTTGCTTCCAACTGAAAGACTACGACAAGGCCATTGAGAACCTCAGAATAGCTGTTGAACTGGACCCCCATTCTGCCGTAGATTACGCCAGCCTTGGCGCCAATTATCGCGAGAAGGGTGACACGAAGCTGGCGATTGCTATGTATGAAAAGGCCCTGGCATTGGATCCAGGCATTGCACCTGCAAGGGAGAACCTGGAAAGACTGAAAAACAAACCATGAGTAGACAAGACCTTTCGTCGTTGGAAAATGAACTGTGTTACGAATTCAAAGATATCGGGTTTCTTCAAGAAGCCATGCAGCACAGTTCCTATGTGAATGAGCAGCGCGACCCTGCTCTGAAGGACAATGAACGCCTGGAGTTTCTGGGAGATGCGGTGCTCGATCTTGTGATCACGCATATTTTGATGGATCATTTTCCAGAAACCCGTGAAGGCGACCTCTCCAGGATGAGGGCCACCATTGTTAACGAGTCGCAATTGGCTATCGTGGCGCAAGAGCTAAAGCTAGGCGAGTACATGCTCTTGGGCAAAGGTGAGGCCTTAAGCCATGGACAAGAGAAAAGCTCGATCCTTGCTGATGCCCTTGAGGCAGTGATTGCGGCCGTATATCTTGACAGGGGTCTGCGGGCCGCTTTTGAGGTCATTGAAAGACAGTTTTCTCAGATCATCTCGCATGTTGGAGAAAGGGTGGCGGCCGAAGATTTCAAGAGCCAACTTCAAGAGCTTGTGCAGGGTCGATTTAAAACCACGCCTCATTATGAAGTGGTAGCCGAAAGCGGCCCCGACCATGACAAGACCTTCGAGGTTCGTCTGGACGTCGGCCCTTCTCTGACAACTTATGGGGCAGGTAAAAGCAAAAAGTCAGCCGAGCAAGCCGCTGCCAACGCAGCCCTTGAAAAGCTTCAAGAAAAAGTCGAGTGATCTACATCCGTATTTGCAAAACCACTTCATCATGTGTGTTCTTTCCAGAAGGAAATGAGTACCAGGCCCTTTATTATCCCCATCTTTATCCCCCACATGGGTTGTCCCCACCGGTGTGTCTTCTGCAATCAAACCTCCATTACGGGTCGCACGAATCAAACCCTCTCGCCGGAGCAGGTCCGAGCAAGGATAACGGAGTTCCTTGGCTTTAAAGGGGTGCACCGGAGTCCGGTGGAGGTGGCCTTTTACGGGGGCAACTTTCTTGGCCTGCCGACATCTTCTCGGATGTCCTTGTTGGACGAGGCCCAAAGGTTTGTTGAAAAAGGCCAGGTTGAAAGCATCCGCTTTTCCACGAGGCCCGACACCGTCACAGAGGCCTCTATCGAGGCTTTAGGTCTCTACAGCGTTCGGGCAATTGAAGTGGGCGCCCAATCCATGGATGGCACAGTTCTTCGTCTCAGCCAACGTGGCCACACTGCAGAGGATACCCGCAGGTCAGTCGAACTTCTTAAGTGCCGTGGCTTGCGCGTAGGGCTGCAGATAATGCCAGGTCTTCCGGGA
This window of the Deltaproteobacteria bacterium genome carries:
- the rnc gene encoding ribonuclease III; translation: MSRQDLSSLENELCYEFKDIGFLQEAMQHSSYVNEQRDPALKDNERLEFLGDAVLDLVITHILMDHFPETREGDLSRMRATIVNESQLAIVAQELKLGEYMLLGKGEALSHGQEKSSILADALEAVIAAVYLDRGLRAAFEVIERQFSQIISHVGERVAAEDFKSQLQELVQGRFKTTPHYEVVAESGPDHDKTFEVRLDVGPSLTTYGAGKSKKSAEQAAANAALEKLQEKVE
- a CDS encoding tetratricopeptide repeat protein; the encoded protein is MTELVLQKIFVILDKQDKKQLERLCRTLSGLFSYVNLTSNLYLIADSLTDGMPQVERFQKEVSAFLRANLFARLYLHFVHHAPSGTVQGMSFYFQYYYQIWKQAAREFDQEGYMHQEIPRLMLLPVLVPDNRAEPTSLTALLTALKSAFFLPSLYLNRDTFFLAGNDDLLARTEKVYWGHGKSGDKAQIVCDLCYQDILDDTSARLEPDPASMTDPCPAALIISARDGTVYACMDAFLKKESLGNIHGTLDPDNLMARYCEYANSKRDCLECRERVVGSFSDLPLPEATTHEVGDLLYHFGTLHQEAENHILAIERYEKSLKLSPVEEAGPIHFRLGLSYTTTGRYDEALESFSRAELTYKDQYYFHFYTGLCCFEKGEYRAALEKLSKAIQMKPQKEDLVRILIYMGTCYNSLEDYEQALIHLERAKEKAPNVKEIYNAIGFSCFQLKDYDKAIENLRIAVELDPHSAVDYASLGANYREKGDTKLAIAMYEKALALDPGIAPARENLERLKNKP